GGCACCTGCATTAACTCTGAAGGGACGTAGTTCCATATATGGTAGGAAGTGAGTTTCTGAACTGACCAAAAGCCCCCCTTCTGAAGTTGAGCCGATGAGCATTCCTTCATTTTCTTTCAATAGTCCGGTGGTGTCTATACATGCCCTGTAGCCAATTCCAATATGCAACACCTCGGTAACCCTACCTTTAGCCAGCTGAATTTTAGATGTTCCCATTTTTTCTATAAATGTGTTTACTTTGATTATTTCACTATGATCCTCATTACTGAACACAACCCCATCGCTGCCCACTTCCATTACCCCGAAAGCCAACTCCATATCTTGGCAGCTGTTAACTATTTTTAAGACCTTGGTATTTTGGGATTGGAGCTTTGCTACCAGCAGTTCCAAGGGTATATTTGTTGTGTCAGAAAATTCTGCTACAACATAGTCGAAATTTGAACCAGCCTGCCATGCTTCATCCATACTGTTTCTATCAAATATCCGGTGTAAAAGGGCGGTCTTGAAACCTTTTTGAACTGATTTCTGCAGTAACTGCCTATCCGCTGACAAAACTATGTGCTCCTTGTTTAAATCCTCCATGTCTTCTTCGCTATTTATTTCAATAATCAGATTCATTTTATGTGGTGGTGTTATGGTATCCAACATACCCCTTTTAATTAGTAAGTTCTCAAAATTTAGGATATAAATCATATTTAAAATAGCTTCTTCGTTTTTTAAATTCCTACCATCAAACCAAATCATATCTTTTTTCATAATTTTAACCCCTTGTAAATGTTGTTTTTTAGCACCTGTTTTCGAAATATCATATTTTGCTTTCAACGTAGTCCACGATATCTCTTATAGTAGAAAACTTGGCAAAGTCAAGATGCTCATTATCAAATTCAAACCCAAATTCATTTTCAAGCATCACCACTAATTTTACAAATTCTACCGAATTCAAACCAAACGTAGCCAAAGTCTCATCCACTCTGATATTATCGGCAATATCCGAAGCCTTGTAATTTTCCTTTATAACCTTTTTTAATCTCGTTTCCACCATTTCTGACATAACCCTCATATTCCTTTCTGAGATATAGATTTTTATATTTTTTCGGGTTCCCCACCCTGTTTACAAACTATATTATGGATATATTCTTTAGTGCTTCAAAAAACTCATCACTGGTTTTACTTATGTTATTAATATTGTTAACTACCGTATTATCAAGTTTTATACTCCTCCCCCTTATCAAACTGGCAGCACAGATATTAATCAAAGCATTTGATGTCTCCAATATATCGTTGGACATACCTATAAGCTCTTTATGCTCTTTATCAAAGAAGTCTTTGAGTGTGCTGATTAACAATTCCTTGCTTCCAAGAAAAAAGTACAACTTATTTAGTCCCTCAGCATCAAGTTGCTTGTCATCACTTGTCATAATATTTCTGATAAAGATTAAATCTTCGCTCTGCAGTTCATTTTGCGAAATATATTCCAATAATCCGGTTATCTTATTTGTAATCCCACCAATACCCACATCCTGATGCTTTTCCATTACAAGTATTTCCATACCATTTGTGTTAGAGTAAATTTGTTCCAAAATATCAAAAGTGGTATAAAACCGTCCATAATCTATAATCTTTTCTCCATTTTGCATCAGGTGGTTGTAATCTATAACGGAATATAACCTTTTACTACTATCATAACCGTTAATCACAGCAAGATGGTTGGTGTGTTTGCTTAAATAGAAGGAAGAGTAGAATGTAAAGTATTCGTCAAAACAAACCAAAATAGGCTTGCCTTTATCTATATAGCTGCAGATTGTTGTATGTAAACCTTCCAAAGTACGAACCTTCTTTACACTAGCTCTTAAACCAAAGCTTTCAAGAAGTTGGTTCTCTACAAGATTACCGTTATAAAAGGTTTGTTTACTGTAAATATCTCCTAAATATCCCTCTAGATTAAAACATCTCTTTATACCAAGAAATAATTTGAACAGTCTTAACAATTCTTTGTTCTGCTGCCCTAGCAGTAGTCCAAAGCCTCTGTCCAGGCAATTCATTTGCCGCCACATTAATCCGCTGATCTGATTGACTATGGATTCCTCAATTTCTATTTTACCTATTTGTGGTAAAATATTTACCGTTGCTGCACGTTCCGTACGTACTTCTACATTATCCCCGTCATTCACCGAGATTTTCTCTCTAGCCGACTCAGGATACTTTTCACTGATAAACATAGCCAAATCGACAATGCTGAAATGTTCAAATAAATTATTTATATCAATTTCAACATTTAACTGTTCTTTAAGTTTACTTGCCATATTTATGGATAACAACGAGTTTCCGCCCAAATCATAGAAATCATCGTGAATGCTGAGCTCACCTATTTCCAGAATGGCCCCCCATATGTTCCCTATTAGCTTTTCAAGCTTGGTATAGTTTCCGGACACTCCCCCTTTGAGTTTAACAGTGGGTAATGGACTCTCTTTTACAGAAATTAAGCTATTACTACTTACTGTACTTTCCAATTCAGCTGCTATATCCTTTTCAAGCTTGAAAAGCTGTATATCTTCTGATATACCAGACAGCATCTCGAAATCAAGTTCCCCTGCAATTACATGGGTTGATTCGGATTCTAAAATAAGCTCAAAATCACTTAATGCCTGCTCTACGGAAATCGGTTTAAATAAGGATTTGTTTTTATCCGCCTTGTATTCAGCAGCCATCCCGGTATCCTTCCATGCCGGCCAACTAATGGATACAGTCCTTTTTCCCTGAGTACTTCTCCACTGTGCAAATGAGTCCATAAATGCATTTGCTGCTGCGTAATCCCCCTGACCGGGTACGTTTAGTATAGACATTACCGAGGAAAATGTAACGAAAAAGTCAATTTCATCCTCCCTTGTAACATTATCCAGCATGAAGGTACCCTCTATTTTGGGAGACAACACTTTGCTTAAATCAGCTTGTGACTTACCTGAAATAAGGCCTTCTCCGGCTAATCCCGCACAATGGATTATTCCATTGATATTATTGAATTTATCCCTTATTTCATTAATAACACCCATCATCTGATCCTTTACCGATATATCCCCTGGATAGCTAAAAACAGCCGTTCCATCAGCTTCAATACTATTTATTGCATTAATTCTTTGGCATAATTTTGTATCAGCACCCGCTTTAAGAATTTCCGCCCATTCATGACGTTCAGGCATAGAGCTGCGATTTACCAGTGCTATATTTCCTGCCCCTTTTTGGGATAGATGTCTTGCAATTTCAAGGCCTATCCCACCAAGGCCTCCTGTAATTATGTAAACACCTTGACTTTTAATATCAATCCCTTTTCGGCTACCACCGCCCATTTCCAATCTTGCAAACTCCTGAATGTACCTTTTTCCATCTCTAATTGCAGTCAAATACGATGTATTGTACCCATACACCTCACTGACAAGGCTGTTGGCATCTGTGTCTGTATCAATGTCAACACCTCTGCACCTTATATTCTCGTATTCCGCAGATATTACCCTGCCCAGAGCAAATAATGCGGCATTGCCGGGATTGGCTTTTTTCTCCTGCTTGTCAACGCTGAAAGTATTCCGGCTTACCAATACCATCTCTACTGACTGCCCGGATTTCAGCTTCGCAAAACTTTTTACCATATAAAACAAACTGTATACGCCTGTTATATGGCTCAATTCAAGTTCTTCAGGACTATCTCCGTATTGTTTACTTCTATTGCCAAACAGATGGATTATTTTTGATATCCTCCTGTCACCCATATCTTCAAAAAGCTTATAATAATCTCTTTCGCATCCTGATATGGTATAGCTCAGTTCATTCTTTTTTTCATAGGATTCCCCAAGCATTACTTGAATAACATCTATTCCCTTGTCCGTCAGATTAGAGGCTAGACCTTCGCCAATGCCTTCAGCATCCATGAATATAGCTACTGTTTTATTTGTCAGGTTCATACTGCTTTTTGGTGCTTCGGTACATGGTACCCATCTGATTTCGTAAAGATTGTGTTTGTTTTTTTCCGGCGTAACCGCCTTTGTTTTCTCTCCTTTTTCGTTGTCTATCCAATACCTGTTTCTCTCAAAAGGATATGGAGGCAGATGAACTGTTCTGCCCCCTGTACCCTCATAAAACTTATTCCAGTCAACATCTGCACCTATAGTATAAAGCCTGCATAATTCTTCTAATTCATGAACTTCGCCCTGCAAAAATGCCTTCAACTTTAAATCTGCTTTCTGTGATATTTCCCTTCTCTCGTGCTCTGTTATATCATTTGCTTCATTCAAGCCTTTTTTTGAAGATACTATCTTGTGTTCACCAAAATAAATATTCTGTACATGAGTTTGTTTTATGTCAATTACTTCCCTAAGTTGAATAAGCTTTTCCCTTAGCTCGTCCATACCTCTTACAATAATGGCTGCCCTGTAATTATAATGTCCCCTGCCCACGGCTGTAGTGCTGCAAATATCCTTCAAAGAAGGCACTTCCGGCCTGTTGATAAATTTCAAATATCTTTGTACCAGCTCTTTCATAGAAAATTGGCTTTTAGCCGAGAGTGTAAAAACCATAGGTCTGTGGGATGCTGTCTCTGCTCTAATTTCCTTTTTTACTTCCTGTATAACCACATGGCAGTTTGTACCACTGAAGCCAAAGGAACTCACTCCGCATAGTCTTATATTCTGGTCTGCTTCCCAAAACGTCGTCTTGTCATTTACATAAACAGGTGCATTACTAAAATCTATATACCTGTTTGGATATTCAAAATTCAAGGTAGGCGGAATAACTTTTTTATTAATTGCTAAAACGGTTTTAATAAGCGATGCAATTCCAGAGGCACCTACCAGATGGCCCAAATTTGTTTTTACCGATCCAATTCCGCAAAATTGATTTTTTTTTGTAAACTTCCTGAAGGCTCTGCTTAAACCCTTAATCTCAATGGGATCCCCCAGAACAGTACCTGTTCCGTGGGTCTCAATATATGAAATATTTTCTGGATTTATCCGTGCTTCCTTCCAAGCCTTTATCAGCAAATCTTCCTGTGCTTCTGCCTTTGGAGCTGTAATCCCGTTTGATGCACCGTCATTATTAACAGCACTTCCCTTGATAACCGCATAGATTTCGTCCTTGTCCTCCATTGCCTTTTTCAAGGGTTTCAGTATTACAACACCTACTCCCTCTCCCCAGACGGTACCACTGGCCTTATCATCAAAAGCTCTGATGGTGCTGTCATTGGATTCTACAATCCCCATCTCATTATTTTCAATGGGCTTGTAGATTATATGTATACCTCCGGCAATTGCCATCTGACATTTACCTGTTTTTAAAGCATTACAGGCTTCATGAACAGCTACCAGCCCCGAGGAACATGCAGTATCAATAACCAATGCCGGACCATTGAGGTTTAAAATATAGGATATTCTGCTTGCCAGGATTCCTGACCAAGAACCTGTTATAGCCAGCGGATCCCTATCTTGTATCATGTATTTATACGGTGAACCCCAGGTATGGTCATTCCCCGTATATACACCTGTGTTGGAGCCGTAAAGCCTGTCTCCCCCGTATCCTGCATCCTCTATGGCTTCCCATGCCGTTTCAAGAAATACTCTCTGTATTGGGTCCATATATTTGGCTTCTTTGGGTGAAATACGAAAAAATGCGGCATCGAACTTGTCGATTTCTTTTATATATCCTGCCTTGCTGTAGCTACTGTCGGTACCTTCAGTTATTTCTACAGCAAAACTACCTCTGTCCGGTGGAATTTTGCCGATGCACAGCCTACTGTCCATGAGGTTTTCCCAATATTCCTCAAGATTCTCCGAACCCGGAAACTTGCCTGCCATACCTATAATTGCAATTTCATCATTCTCAATATGCTGCTTGTTCTTTTGCAGTTCCGATAACAATACCACAGAATCCTGAGGGTCAAGCTTCTTGTCTGCTACCAGTTTATATATAATATTGTTAGCCGTTTTCACAGTCTGCACCAATCCCTTCAAAATTAAAAGATACCAGACGCATTACATTAACCCTTTTGTTTTCATCAATTTGTCTACTTCTTCAATAGTTATTTCTCCCCTTGAAAGCTGCTGCATTATTTCCTCCATGCCTGCTTCCCCATCCTCTGTCATAATCTGCTGATTTTCAACATCCGGCTGAATTTTTTCTTTCCCCGTCCTGCTTTCTATGTATTCGGACATAGCACTTATTGACGGGTAGTTAAAAATATCGGATATATCCACAATTCCGGGAAACTCTTTCTCTAAATTTTTTAATAGAAGTGTTGCCATTACAGAATCTCCACCCAAATCATTAAAATTATCATATACACTCACTTCCTCAAGTCCCAAGGCTCCTGCCCATATCCTGGCAACTACGGCTTGCACCGAACTTATCCCTTTATCCTTGCTCCCTTTTATCTTCAGAGGGGTTATTTCCCCTTCCCTTGCTGTGTTTCTTTGAGAATCTGTGTTACTGCGTACTTTGTATTTATGTATTTTCCCTTGTATTTTATTAGAAAACCTTATGGCTGTGCCTGAGTCCAACAAAGGAATTGTTTCAAAATCAAGCTGACCTGCAATTATTCTGGTAAGTTTTTTGGCAGTAATTTCTTCAAACATTTGTATTGCGTCAGATGTGGTGGCAGGTAAAAATACACCCCTAATTTTCCCGTTTATTATACCGTTATCAAAAGCCATTCCTGTTTCCTTCCACGCAGTCCAGTTTATAGAAACAGTTTTTCCTCCTGCTGTTTTTCTTCGGTAATCTGCAAATGAATCCATAAAAGAGTTTGCCGCCGTATAATCACTCTGCCCTGCTCCCCCGAGTATAGAATTGATTGATGAAAACATTATGAAAAAGTCCAGATTATCCTCTTTTGTTAACTTATCTAAAATAAATGTTCCCTGTACCTTTGGCTTTACAACTCTGGTAAATATCTCCATGTCCTTACGGATTATAAAACCGTTTCCGGCTATCCCCGCAGCATGGATAACCCCGTTAATCCTTCCGTATTTTCTTCTTATACTACTTAATACGTTTTTCATGTCGTTTTCATTCGATACGTCGGCACTGTAATACACAACTTGGGATCCACTTTTTTCAATATCCTTTATAAATTCAATCTTTTGGGCCAGCATAGTACCGCTATTCTTCTTTAATATTTCATCCCATGCCTCCCTGTCAGGAATATAAGTTCTGGCTATGAGCACCAGAGATACCGGTTTTTTGGCAGACAAATACCCTGCAAACTCCCTGCCTATACCTCCGAGCCCTCCCGTTATTATGTATACACCTTTTTCACATATTTCAATTTCTTCCGGCTCAGAATCTTCAAGGTGTACTTCATCCATTTCCTGATGGTATCTTTCTCCGTCACGATACGCAATCAAGCTGCAGCTATCTCTTGAATTCAGCTCGGAAACAAGCTTGTTAACCTCAGTTGTTTCATCAATATCAATACACCTGCATTTCAGGTTGCCGTATTCCTGCCCTGCAACCGTACAAATACCGGGTATTGTGGCATTATAATAATTGATTCTTCTTTCCATGCCTGTCACCATATTTACGTAATCTGAAACAGCTATCAGCTCTACTTCGTTGCGTATCTTGTTACTAATTAATGACCTGATAAGGTATACAAGACTGTATAAGCCTCTTTTCTGTGTTTCGGCAAGAGAATCACTGTCTTCCGGCAGCTTTTCCCAACCGATTGATGACAGATGGATTATTTGTGAAATACCTTCTTCACGCAAATCCTTGATAAGCCTGTCATAGTCCTCCTCACCATACCCAATACTGTATCTTCCTGTGGCGAATTTTTCATAACATCCGCAAATATCGACCTCAACTACATCGACTCCCAGGGTTTCTTTTATATCCATCCAGAGACTTCCCCGGTCCTTAAACAGCAAAACCTTTCCTGCTGCAGGCTTATACGCATTGTGTATGGACTCAACTCCCTTTGTGGTGTAGTTCTTAATCCAATTCATACGATGGAACATATTCACTTTTACTGATTTGTAATCAGGAGTAGTAAGCAGCTGATTTACTTTTTTCAGAGTATAGTTTTCTATGTCTGCAAATACCCTGCCTTTTTCATCCATTAGAATTATGTCAAAAGAGGCAGTTTCCATGTTCAAATCTGCTTTTCCCTTTTGTCTGATAAGGCTGTACAGCTTATCCGGCATTTTTCCATATATTATCAGGCTTTTATATGACCAGGGAAGGTAAAGCCCTTCTCCTATACTTCCTATTGCAACATTTACCGCACTATCCATAAGTGCCGGATGAATTATACATTTGTCCAAATCCCCTGTAAATTCGTCCGGCAGCACCAAATATGCCAGTACTCCATCATGTAACGTATAAACTTTTTTCAGGTTGTTCCATCTGGGCCCTGTATCAATAAGGCCCTTTCTTTTCCCTGTCAGTTCAATATCTTCTTCAAATATAGCGCTACGTGCCATTTCATCCGGATTGTACTGGACTGAATTTCTATCTTCATCTAAAAATACTTTTCCTTGTACATGCCTAACCCATTTGTCTCCATCCGGCCTGCTTGCAACATAAAAGCCTAAATATCCGTCCTCAATTTTCAGTACCGTCTGTACATCTCTTGCCTCATTTTCTCCCACAGCTAAAGGAAATTCAAAAATGATATCTCTGAATTCCAGATTCTCATAATACTTGTAATGCCCAACGGCCTCACTGACCATCTCGATATAACTTGTTCCCGGTACTATAAAGTTGCCGTTTACCTTATGCTCATTCAAAACCCAGTGCCTATTCACCTGAAAGTTGGTGCTGTATACGGCACCCTCCATTGTCTCTGTGCTACATGAATCCAGCAATGGGTATCCGAGTTTATTATAGCTTTGTTCGTATGCGTTTATTTCCGCTGCCTTTGGCGTATTCGCAGTCAGCCAGCAACGCAGCCGTTCAAAAGGATAAGTTGGAAGACTTACTTTTTTCATACCTTTCCCGTCATAAACTTTATCCCATTGTATGTGGTCACCGCTTATATACGATTTGCATATTTCGTCCAGATGTTTGTTGTAAATGTCCCCTGAAGCTGATGTCAAATCAGGCAGGGTGTCAGCTTCAGGAGTCAGATTTTCAAAAGTGGATATTCCCGGATGGTCAGTGGCATATTCTTTTGCAGAATATATACACTTTGTGTCAATATTGTATTTAATTGAGCCTGTGAGAAATGCAAGCTTTTGTTTTAAATCCTTTATATCAGTTGTAATAATTGCGATTCTTACAGGGAAATGCGTCCTCCCCGTATTTGCGGTATAACATATATCCTCTAAAGTTACATTTTTAATATTGTCCAACATATGCCTATAGGCTTCTATATAACTCTGCAAAGCACTTACATGGTTTGCAGAAATTGTAAGTACATTTTTTCTGTATGGGATTATACTTTCCTCTGCCGGATATTGTGGTTTCTCCGATGAGGGGGCTTCTTCTAAAATCATGTGGCAGTTTGTTCCGCTCAATCCAAAGGAGCTTATCCCGCATCTTCTGGGAAACCCGTCTGTCTCCCATTGTGTTAAACGATCATTAATATATACCGGGGATTCCTGTATGTTGGTTTTTCTGTTGGGCCTTTTAAAATGCAGCATAGGAGGTAATTCTTTATTTGTCAGAGCCATAACCATCTTGATTACACCTGCCATTCCCGATGCATTATCAAGATGACCGATATTTGTCTTTACTGTTCCCAAAGCACAAAACTGCTTTTTGTCTGTGTACCTCTTAAAAGCCGATTCAATTCCGTCAATTTCTAAGGGGTCGCCCAATTTTGTACCTGTTCCGTGTGCTTCTATATATGAAATTGTTTCTGGATTCACTCCGGCATCCTTCCATGCCTTTACTATGACCTCCTCCTGTGCGGCGGAGTTGGGAGCGGTAATACCTATAGAGTTTCCATCCTGATTGATGGCACTTCCCTTGATTACCGCGTAAACGTTGTCCCTGTCTGCAATCGCCTTCTTCAAAGGCTTTAAAAGTATGGCCGCACAGCCCTCTCCTATTCCGGTTCCATCAGAAGAATCATCGAAGGATCTGGCTTTTCCGTCCGAGGATGTTATTCCAATGCCATCCTGCCTGTTGATTTTTAAGGGCAGCAAATTGAGCTTGACCCCTCCTGCCAGAGCCGTTTCGCATTCTCCGTTCCTTATTGCCCGACAAGCCATGTGTATTGCAACCAGTGATGAGGAACATGCAGTATCCACCAGCATACTGGGGCCCTTCAAATCAAGATAATAAGATATCCTGCTTGCAATTATAGATTTTATATTCCCCGGTATTGCTATTCCTGATAATCCGGGATCTACTGTATGTATAAATCTTTTATAACTTTCACCGAAATCGGAGCTGTAGCCAACGTATACACCCGTTTTGCTTCCTGACAGCCTGCCGTTTCCATATCCTGAATCCTCTATAGCCTGATATGCCGTCTGCAGAAATAGTCTCTGATTTGGGTCTATCAGGCTAGCTTCCTTGGGTGATAATTTAAAAAATTTATAATCAAATTTATCTACTTCATCAAGGAAAGCACCTATACTATATTCTATTTCTGACGGTTTCAGGTTCATGTGGCCCAGCAGTGCATCTGTGTCCTTTTTCCTTTCCTCCGGAAAATCTGATACACAATCCCTTCCATTTCTGATATTTATCCAAAATTCGTCAATATTTGGGGCAAATGGTAATTTTGCTGCCATGCCAACAATTGCTATATCATTATCACTCCTGATCTCATCATCTTTTAACAGCCTTATTATTTGGGCCGCAGCCTTTTTACTAATATTGCCGTTTCCTGTGTTTTCAACGATATACTGAAATACCCTGTTCAAAAAGCATCCCCCTTTCAGCCCTCAAATTTGTCATGAGCCACGCTAAATATCATCTAATTTTGACAACACTTCATCAATTAATATATCTCCGCTTTCAAAGCCGTCCAGTAATTTGATAATGTCATCATCACCATCGTCTGAGGTTGGAACAGTAACATTTTCATACTTCTTTTGTTCTGAGCCTTCCATAAAGTCTGCCAGCTTTGATATTGTTGGATATTTAAAAATATCAATAACCTTGATTTTTCCGGGATATTTTTCATCAATCATTGAATGCATCTGGTTTACCAGAAGAGAATTCCCGCCCAAGGAAAAGAAATTATCTTTGGTGCCCACCTTCTTCATGTCAAGAAGCTGGCTCCATATACCTGCCAGAAATCTTTCCACCTCAGATTCCGGCACTGCATAATTCTCATTGCTTTGGAAAGGTTCGCCAATATCAAGTGCGGCAAGTGACTTTCGGTCTATCTTCCCGTTTGGTGTCAGTATCATCTTTTCCAACCATATAAATTGTGCAGGAATCATATAGTCAGGTAGCTTCTTCTCCAGGCAGCCCCTCAGTTCTTCATAGGTGTGTTCTCTTGGGGCTGTATAGTAGCAGATAAGTTTACTTGTTTCTCCTGACTTCTTTGCCACTACCGCTGCCTGTATAATTTCTTCATTTTGCAGCAGAACATTTTCAATTTCGCCTATTTCAATTCTATATCCCCGTACCTTAATCATTCCGTCTTTCCTTCCCAGATACTCTATGGTGCCGTCACTGAGATATCTACCCACATCCCCGGTCCGATAAATAATACTCCCTTTCTCGCCATAAAGGGTGAAGACCTCCCTTGTTTTTTCCTCGTCCTTGTAATAGCCTCTTGTTACATTTAAACCACTTATATAGATATCACCCGGAATGCCTATGGGACACATTTTTTTACAAGAATCCAGTATTAAAACTTTGTTGTTGGAGATAGGTTTACCTATGGGTATTACTGTTGAACTACCGGGATTATCCCGGACATCATGGCTTGTTACCCAAATAGTCGCTTCTGTAGGGCCGTACATGTTTACTATCCTTGCATGATGAAAATATTCCCGAATATCTTTTGCCAGCTCGTAGGTCCACGCTTCACCGCCTATCATAATGCACCTTATACGTGAGAAAAGCTCCTGATTACCAAGGGTTTTCCTGCTCTTGACAGCAGTAAGCAGTTGTATCATCAATGCCGGAACAGAATGCCATATGGTGACCTTACCGGCATCTATGTATTCCATGAAAAGAGAGCCATCCTTCATCCTGCTGTCAGGTACTATGCAAAGACACGTACCGCTTAAAAGAGAGCCGAATATTTCAAATACGGAAATATCAAAACTCATAGAGGTCACTAATGCCATTACATCTTTATGGCTCAAACTCATATTTTCAATGCTCCAATTCAGATAGTTGACGGCATTTGCATGAGATACTCCAACTCCCTTTGGAAGCCCTGTGGAGCCTGACGTATAAATTATATACATGAGATTTTTAGGGTTGGCTTTATTTTTGAGATTATACGGCGACAGGTTTTTTATATCCTCAGCCGTATACTTTATAAGCCCTGCTGTTTTGCCTGCTCCTTCGGACAGATTTATAACTACTTCCAGACTATTTTCTTCAGTATTTATCATTTCTGTTTTTTCAAAGGAGCTTTGGTCGATTATCAAAAATCTTGTCTGGCTGTGCTTCAGCATATAATGTATTCTGTCTGCCGGATAATCAGGGTCAACAGGTACATATGCCCCTCCTGCCTTTAGTATTCCCAGCATTCCGATTATCATCTCAATGCTCTTGTGAACCATGATTCCTACCGATTCTTCCCTCTTTATACCTTCATTTTGCAATAACCGAGCAAGCTTGTTCGCCTTTTCATTCAATTCGTTGTAGGTTATACCTGTACCCTCACACATTACAGCTATAGAATCAGGCCTGAATTCAGCCTGCCTTTCGAAAAGCTCATGGACGGTAAGTTTTCCTCTATCACCGAAATCGACATCTGTAGCATTGAAAACACCTTCTATTTTTTCCTTTTCTTCTTTTGTAATTATGTCAATATCTGATAGAGTAATATCAGGGTTATTCAGAACCTGCTCCAGAATATTCAGGAAATGCAAAGACATTCTTTCCACAGTCTCCCTCATGAATATTTTTGTGCAGTATTCCAGCCTGAAATGCAGGGTGTTTTCTTTTTCTACAGACTCTAATGTCAAATCAAATTTTGAGGATTTACTGTCAAACTCCCGGGACTTAAATCTCAGTCCCTCTTCTTCTATCTCAGGAAAGCTTGTGTTTTGCATTATAAACATAACGTCAAATAAAGGACTTCTGCTTAAATCTCTTGGGACATTCAATTTATCTACTAATTCCTCAAACTGGTAGTCCT
This genomic stretch from Ruminiclostridium cellulolyticum H10 harbors:
- a CDS encoding type I polyketide synthase, producing MNRVFQYIVENTGNGNISKKAAAQIIRLLKDDEIRSDNDIAIVGMAAKLPFAPNIDEFWINIRNGRDCVSDFPEERKKDTDALLGHMNLKPSEIEYSIGAFLDEVDKFDYKFFKLSPKEASLIDPNQRLFLQTAYQAIEDSGYGNGRLSGSKTGVYVGYSSDFGESYKRFIHTVDPGLSGIAIPGNIKSIIASRISYYLDLKGPSMLVDTACSSSLVAIHMACRAIRNGECETALAGGVKLNLLPLKINRQDGIGITSSDGKARSFDDSSDGTGIGEGCAAILLKPLKKAIADRDNVYAVIKGSAINQDGNSIGITAPNSAAQEEVIVKAWKDAGVNPETISYIEAHGTGTKLGDPLEIDGIESAFKRYTDKKQFCALGTVKTNIGHLDNASGMAGVIKMVMALTNKELPPMLHFKRPNRKTNIQESPVYINDRLTQWETDGFPRRCGISSFGLSGTNCHMILEEAPSSEKPQYPAEESIIPYRKNVLTISANHVSALQSYIEAYRHMLDNIKNVTLEDICYTANTGRTHFPVRIAIITTDIKDLKQKLAFLTGSIKYNIDTKCIYSAKEYATDHPGISTFENLTPEADTLPDLTSASGDIYNKHLDEICKSYISGDHIQWDKVYDGKGMKKVSLPTYPFERLRCWLTANTPKAAEINAYEQSYNKLGYPLLDSCSTETMEGAVYSTNFQVNRHWVLNEHKVNGNFIVPGTSYIEMVSEAVGHYKYYENLEFRDIIFEFPLAVGENEARDVQTVLKIEDGYLGFYVASRPDGDKWVRHVQGKVFLDEDRNSVQYNPDEMARSAIFEEDIELTGKRKGLIDTGPRWNNLKKVYTLHDGVLAYLVLPDEFTGDLDKCIIHPALMDSAVNVAIGSIGEGLYLPWSYKSLIIYGKMPDKLYSLIRQKGKADLNMETASFDIILMDEKGRVFADIENYTLKKVNQLLTTPDYKSVKVNMFHRMNWIKNYTTKGVESIHNAYKPAAGKVLLFKDRGSLWMDIKETLGVDVVEVDICGCYEKFATGRYSIGYGEEDYDRLIKDLREEGISQIIHLSSIGWEKLPEDSDSLAETQKRGLYSLVYLIRSLISNKIRNEVELIAVSDYVNMVTGMERRINYYNATIPGICTVAGQEYGNLKCRCIDIDETTEVNKLVSELNSRDSCSLIAYRDGERYHQEMDEVHLEDSEPEEIEICEKGVYIITGGLGGIGREFAGYLSAKKPVSLVLIARTYIPDREAWDEILKKNSGTMLAQKIEFIKDIEKSGSQVVYYSADVSNENDMKNVLSSIRRKYGRINGVIHAAGIAGNGFIIRKDMEIFTRVVKPKVQGTFILDKLTKEDNLDFFIMFSSINSILGGAGQSDYTAANSFMDSFADYRRKTAGGKTVSINWTAWKETGMAFDNGIINGKIRGVFLPATTSDAIQMFEEITAKKLTRIIAGQLDFETIPLLDSGTAIRFSNKIQGKIHKYKVRSNTDSQRNTAREGEITPLKIKGSKDKGISSVQAVVARIWAGALGLEEVSVYDNFNDLGGDSVMATLLLKNLEKEFPGIVDISDIFNYPSISAMSEYIESRTGKEKIQPDVENQQIMTEDGEAGMEEIMQQLSRGEITIEEVDKLMKTKGLM